A genomic segment from Bradyrhizobium sp. ISRA430 encodes:
- a CDS encoding lipid-A-disaccharide synthase N-terminal domain-containing protein translates to MIIQYGQALSNYLYDVFVAKFDFWLAFGLVAQLFFTARFLVQWIASERAGNSVVPMAFWFCSMGGGLMTLVYGIVKREPVIILGQALATIIYVRNIMLIWKNRGSGSKTLDR, encoded by the coding sequence ATGATCATCCAATACGGTCAGGCGCTGAGCAATTATCTCTACGACGTCTTCGTCGCCAAGTTCGATTTCTGGCTGGCGTTCGGCCTCGTCGCGCAGTTGTTCTTCACCGCTCGTTTTCTGGTGCAGTGGATCGCGAGCGAGCGCGCCGGCAACAGCGTGGTGCCCATGGCGTTCTGGTTCTGCTCGATGGGCGGTGGTTTGATGACGTTGGTCTACGGCATCGTGAAGCGCGAGCCGGTCATCATCCTCGGGCAGGCCCTCGCGACCATCATCTACGTTCGCAACATCATGTTGATCTGGAAGAACCGCGGCAGCGGCTCGAAGACGCTCGATCGCTGA
- the metC gene encoding cystathionine beta-lyase, translated as MDSSQGGAPLQQHAETRLVTSGRDTKAQKGFVNPPVVHGSTVLYPTAEDLHAHRGEFQYGRHGTPTTRALQETLMALEGPQCAGVGIAPSGLAAISTTLLAVLKAGDHLLVCDNVYRPSRNFCNGLLARYGVETTYFDPLIGAGVAALFKPNTRAVLVEAPGSQSFEMPDIRAIADAAHARGALVIDDNTWATPLYHRSLEQGVDISMQAATKYIGGHSDIMFGTISANAEAWPLVAETIRLLGVCAGPDDVFLALRGMRTLSVRLAQHYRSGLEMARWLASRPEVARVLHPALETDPGHAIWKRDFTGASGLFSIVLKPAPQRAVDAMLDTVKLFGMGYSWGGFESLVIPFDCDSYRTATKWSPGGPTLRFHIGLENVDDLKADLDRGFAALRAAM; from the coding sequence ATGGACTCTTCGCAGGGCGGTGCCCCCCTTCAGCAGCATGCCGAGACCCGGCTGGTGACCTCCGGCCGTGACACCAAGGCGCAGAAGGGGTTCGTCAATCCGCCGGTGGTCCACGGCTCGACCGTACTCTATCCGACCGCCGAGGACCTGCATGCCCATCGTGGCGAGTTCCAGTATGGCCGCCACGGCACCCCCACCACCCGGGCGCTCCAGGAGACGCTGATGGCGCTGGAGGGGCCGCAATGCGCCGGCGTCGGCATCGCTCCCTCGGGGCTCGCGGCGATCAGCACCACCCTGCTCGCCGTGCTGAAGGCCGGCGATCACCTGCTGGTCTGCGACAACGTCTATCGTCCCTCGCGCAATTTCTGCAACGGCCTGCTCGCCCGCTACGGCGTCGAGACCACGTATTTCGATCCGCTGATCGGCGCGGGAGTCGCCGCGCTGTTCAAGCCCAACACCCGCGCGGTGCTGGTCGAGGCGCCGGGCTCGCAATCCTTCGAGATGCCCGACATTCGTGCCATCGCCGACGCCGCCCATGCGCGCGGCGCGCTCGTCATCGACGACAACACCTGGGCGACGCCGCTCTATCACCGCTCGCTCGAGCAAGGCGTCGACATCAGCATGCAGGCCGCCACCAAATATATCGGCGGTCACTCCGACATCATGTTCGGTACGATCTCCGCCAACGCCGAGGCCTGGCCGCTTGTCGCAGAGACCATCCGACTGCTCGGCGTCTGCGCCGGCCCGGATGACGTCTTCCTCGCGCTGCGTGGCATGCGCACACTATCGGTGCGCCTCGCCCAGCACTATCGCTCAGGGCTCGAAATGGCGCGCTGGCTCGCGAGCCGGCCCGAAGTCGCGCGGGTGCTACACCCCGCGCTCGAAACCGATCCGGGACACGCGATCTGGAAGCGCGACTTCACCGGCGCCTCCGGCCTGTTCAGCATCGTACTGAAGCCCGCGCCGCAAAGAGCGGTCGACGCCATGCTCGACACCGTCAAGCTGTTCGGCATGGGCTATTCCTGGGGCGGCTTCGAGAGTCTCGTGATTCCCTTTGACTGCGACAGCTATCGTACGGCCACCAAGTGGTCGCCGGGCGGACCGACGCTGCGCTTTCACATCGGGCTCGAGAATGTCGACGACCTCAAGGCCGACCTCGATCGCGGCTTTGCTGCCCTCAGGGCGGCAATGTGA
- a CDS encoding phosphatase PAP2 family protein: MSTPADIAPRASYPAQLATVSWRALAQLVRAPSHSRRAEAARRLARHSLWLSAAGAAVIIALMIAFDSAEIQLMPARGTPGLWPIRILTDFGKDEYVLSVLGVSLVAVALVATGVHGTRRALLLGFGTRLQFMFLSVAVSVLVAEILKYLIGRGRPFVGGEANPFNFIPFEGTGAYASLPSGHAVTAFALAFAVSALWPRLRVFMFTYAVVILLTRLVLLAHHPSDVVAGALVGVVGAMAVRYWFAARRLGFAIRADGTIVPLPGAGAGCLKRVARGASAP; this comes from the coding sequence ATGTCGACACCGGCCGACATCGCGCCGCGCGCGAGCTATCCGGCGCAACTGGCGACCGTGTCCTGGCGCGCGCTGGCGCAGCTTGTGCGCGCGCCGTCGCATTCGCGCCGGGCCGAGGCCGCACGTAGGCTGGCGCGGCATTCGCTCTGGCTCAGCGCGGCGGGAGCGGCCGTGATCATCGCCCTGATGATCGCCTTCGATTCTGCCGAGATCCAGTTGATGCCCGCACGCGGTACGCCCGGCCTGTGGCCCATCCGTATCCTCACCGATTTCGGCAAGGACGAGTATGTGCTCTCGGTGCTAGGGGTTTCGCTGGTGGCTGTGGCGCTCGTTGCGACGGGGGTTCACGGCACCCGCCGAGCGCTACTGCTTGGCTTCGGCACTCGGCTGCAGTTCATGTTTCTGTCTGTTGCCGTATCAGTGCTCGTCGCCGAGATCCTGAAATATCTCATCGGCCGCGGAAGACCATTTGTGGGCGGCGAGGCCAATCCGTTCAACTTCATACCGTTCGAGGGTACGGGGGCTTATGCCAGCCTGCCGTCGGGCCATGCGGTGACGGCGTTCGCATTGGCGTTTGCGGTCAGCGCGTTGTGGCCGCGCCTACGCGTGTTCATGTTCACCTACGCAGTCGTCATCCTACTGACGCGGCTGGTGCTGCTCGCGCATCACCCGAGCGACGTCGTGGCCGGCGCCCTGGTCGGCGTGGTCGGCGCCATGGCGGTCCGCTACTGGTTCGCGGCTCGCAGGTTGGGCTTTGCGATTCGCGCCGACGGCACCATCGTGCCCCTTCCGGGAGCGGGCGCGGGATGCCTTAAAAGGGTTGCTCGCGGGGCATCCGCCCCATAA
- a CDS encoding glycosyltransferase family 39 protein — protein MAETYPSPRFGAPREPKSPANPGSRLVRLIDIATASHARAVGFLVLCALLLFLPGFFTIPPIDRDEARFAQATKQMVESGDYVDIRFQDDVRYKKPVGIYWLQSAAVETATALRLPKAELRIWVYRLPSLIGAIGAVLMTYWTALAFVTRRAAVLAALMMCASVLLGVEARLAKTDAMLLFCVVAAMGAMARAYLSWQRAEDEMHPPWSWPAIFWTALAVGILIKGPLILMFAALTVVVLAIQDRDSSWLWRLRPVWGLMWMLVLVLPWFIAIFWRAGDAFFADSVGGDMLSKLGAQESHGAPPGLYLVLFWITFWPGAPLAAMAAPAVWRARREPGAQFLLAWLIPSWIVFEAVLTKLPHYVLPLYPAIAILTVGALERRVLSRSWVMRGSAWWFAIPAATSIVVVVGAVMLTRQPAFVAWPFIAASLIFGLFAWWLYDNNRAERSLLNALVAALMLAVAVYGIVLPSLTPLFPSIEIARALRNVTCVGPKAASAGYHEPSLVFLTGTQTLLTDGSGAADFLRQGSCRFALIEQRSERSFVQRAEAIGLRYKVGARIDGYNFSQGRAISISIFRSEGTE, from the coding sequence ATGGCCGAGACCTACCCAAGCCCCCGTTTTGGAGCGCCGCGCGAGCCGAAATCCCCGGCGAATCCGGGCAGTCGACTGGTGCGCCTGATCGATATCGCTACCGCCAGCCACGCCCGGGCCGTCGGCTTCCTGGTGCTGTGCGCGCTGCTGCTCTTCCTGCCCGGCTTCTTCACCATCCCGCCGATCGACCGCGACGAGGCGCGCTTTGCGCAGGCCACCAAGCAGATGGTCGAGAGCGGCGACTATGTCGATATCCGCTTCCAGGATGACGTCCGGTACAAGAAGCCGGTCGGCATCTACTGGCTGCAATCCGCCGCCGTTGAAACCGCCACGGCGCTGCGGCTGCCGAAGGCCGAATTGCGCATTTGGGTCTATCGGCTGCCTTCACTGATCGGCGCGATCGGCGCTGTGCTAATGACCTACTGGACCGCGCTCGCCTTCGTCACGCGGCGCGCCGCGGTGCTGGCGGCGCTGATGATGTGCGCCTCGGTCCTGCTCGGCGTCGAGGCGCGGCTCGCCAAGACCGACGCGATGCTGCTGTTCTGTGTGGTCGCGGCGATGGGGGCGATGGCGCGTGCCTACCTGTCCTGGCAGCGCGCCGAGGATGAGATGCATCCGCCCTGGAGCTGGCCCGCGATCTTCTGGACCGCGCTGGCCGTGGGCATCCTGATCAAGGGCCCGCTGATCCTGATGTTCGCAGCCCTCACCGTGGTCGTGCTCGCGATTCAGGACCGCGATTCCTCGTGGCTGTGGCGGCTGCGCCCGGTCTGGGGCCTGATGTGGATGCTGGTGCTGGTGCTGCCGTGGTTCATCGCGATCTTCTGGCGCGCGGGCGATGCCTTCTTTGCCGATTCCGTCGGCGGCGACATGCTGAGCAAGCTCGGCGCCCAGGAATCCCATGGCGCGCCGCCCGGGCTCTATCTAGTTCTGTTTTGGATCACCTTCTGGCCGGGCGCGCCGCTCGCGGCAATGGCGGCACCCGCGGTCTGGCGCGCGCGCCGCGAGCCCGGTGCGCAATTCCTGCTGGCCTGGTTGATCCCATCCTGGATCGTGTTCGAGGCGGTGCTGACCAAGCTGCCGCATTACGTGCTGCCGCTCTATCCGGCGATCGCGATCCTCACCGTCGGTGCGCTGGAGCGGCGGGTGCTGTCGCGGTCCTGGGTGATGCGTGGCTCGGCCTGGTGGTTCGCGATCCCCGCGGCCACCTCGATCGTCGTTGTGGTTGGTGCGGTCATGCTGACCCGTCAGCCCGCCTTCGTGGCCTGGCCATTCATCGCGGCGTCCCTGATCTTCGGCCTGTTTGCCTGGTGGCTCTACGACAACAACCGAGCGGAGCGCTCGCTGCTCAACGCGCTGGTCGCCGCGCTGATGCTGGCGGTCGCGGTCTACGGCATCGTGCTGCCATCGCTGACGCCGCTGTTCCCAAGCATCGAGATCGCGCGCGCTCTTCGTAACGTCACCTGCGTCGGGCCGAAGGCCGCCTCGGCCGGCTATCACGAGCCGAGCCTCGTGTTTCTGACCGGCACCCAGACGCTGCTGACCGACGGCTCGGGCGCTGCGGATTTTCTCAGGCAAGGGAGCTGCCGCTTCGCCCTGATCGAGCAGCGCTCGGAGCGCAGCTTCGTGCAGCGCGCCGAAGCGATCGGGCTGCGCTACAAGGTCGGCGCACGGATCGACGGCTATAATTTCTCGCAAGGGCGCGCGATCTCGATTTCGATCTTCCGCTCGGAGGGCACCGAGTAG
- a CDS encoding glycosyltransferase family 2 protein: MSSSQPSVSIVVPVRNEADNIAPLIEEITAALDGRWAYEIIYVNDGSTDATGERLSAVMKQRDNLRQLRHAKSGGQSAAVRSGVRAARGSIVATLDGDGQNNPAFLPDLIAAIEKGAHVGLAAGQRVGRKDTGFKKLQSRIANGVRNAILKDGTRDTGCGLKAFRREVFLMLPYFDGLHRFLPALVRREGYEIAYVDVIDRPRHSGVSNYGFFDRLWIGIMDLAGVWWLIRRKKPTPDVAEVTA; the protein is encoded by the coding sequence TTGTCGTCGTCCCAGCCTTCGGTTTCCATCGTCGTTCCCGTGCGCAACGAAGCCGACAACATTGCGCCCCTGATCGAGGAGATCACTGCGGCGCTGGACGGCCGCTGGGCCTATGAGATCATCTACGTCAACGACGGCTCGACGGATGCAACCGGCGAGCGCCTCTCTGCCGTGATGAAGCAGCGGGACAATCTGCGGCAGCTCCGCCACGCCAAGTCGGGGGGCCAGTCGGCGGCGGTGCGCAGCGGCGTGCGCGCGGCGCGCGGCTCGATCGTGGCGACGCTCGATGGGGACGGCCAGAACAATCCGGCCTTTCTGCCTGACCTGATCGCTGCGATCGAGAAGGGGGCACACGTCGGTCTTGCCGCCGGTCAGCGGGTTGGACGCAAGGACACCGGCTTCAAGAAACTGCAGTCACGCATCGCCAACGGCGTGCGCAACGCGATCCTCAAGGACGGCACGCGCGATACCGGCTGCGGGCTGAAGGCGTTCCGGCGCGAAGTGTTCCTGATGCTGCCCTATTTCGACGGGCTGCACCGCTTCCTGCCGGCGCTGGTGCGCCGTGAAGGCTACGAGATCGCCTATGTCGACGTGATCGACCGGCCGCGCCATTCCGGCGTGTCGAACTACGGTTTCTTCGACCGACTGTGGATCGGGATCATGGATCTCGCCGGCGTGTGGTGGTTGATCCGCCGCAAGAAGCCGACACCGGATGTGGCTGAGGTGACGGCATGA
- a CDS encoding Na/Pi cotransporter family protein translates to MGTLVLLDLMGGVALLLWGLHMVHSGILRAFGPDLRRLLGKALGNRFSAFAAGLGLTALLQSSTATALITSSFAAEGLVSLAAALAIMLGANVGTTLIVQVLSFNIAAVAPVLFVLGLVAFRAGPRSRIKDIGRVSIGLGLMLLSLHILLDTLAPAENAPGVRVVMSAITGDPVLCIVIAALLTWAVHSSVASVLLIMSLAYSQFISPYAALALVLGANLGSAINPVFEGARRDDPASYRLPVGNLINRVIGIALVLPFLSVIAGHLQAWQPDLARMTAAFHIAFNVGTAIVFIGLLDTMSRLLSWLLPDRVQEADPARPRYLDESALETPSLALADAARETLRMGDFVEIMLRKVMAAMTTGDRALVDQVSKMDNAVDGLDEAIKLYVTKLTRGSLDESEGRRAMEIISFAINLEHIGDIIDKNLSELATKKIKRRLQFSAEGAEELAAFHKRTMDSLRIAFGVFMSGDANEARKLLVEKTALRNTELAAVERHLDRLREGRPETIETTSLHLDVLRDLRRIHSHICSVAYPVLDAAGEPYRRNESDQAALPASGAASALR, encoded by the coding sequence ATGGGAACGTTGGTTCTGCTCGATCTGATGGGCGGTGTTGCGCTGTTGCTGTGGGGCCTGCACATGGTCCACAGCGGCATTTTGCGCGCGTTCGGTCCGGACCTGCGGCGACTGCTCGGAAAGGCGCTGGGCAACCGCTTCAGTGCCTTCGCCGCTGGCCTCGGGCTCACTGCGCTGCTCCAGAGCAGCACGGCAACTGCCCTGATCACCAGCTCGTTTGCAGCCGAGGGCCTCGTCAGCCTTGCTGCGGCGCTCGCCATCATGCTCGGCGCCAATGTCGGTACGACGCTGATCGTCCAGGTCCTGTCCTTCAACATCGCTGCCGTCGCGCCGGTGCTGTTTGTGCTCGGGCTCGTTGCCTTCCGCGCCGGTCCACGCTCGCGGATCAAGGACATCGGCCGCGTCTCGATCGGTCTCGGCTTGATGCTGCTGTCACTGCACATCCTGCTCGACACGCTGGCGCCGGCCGAGAACGCACCCGGCGTCCGGGTCGTGATGTCGGCGATCACGGGCGATCCCGTGCTGTGCATCGTCATCGCCGCGCTCCTCACCTGGGCGGTGCATTCGAGCGTCGCCAGCGTGCTGCTGATCATGTCGCTGGCCTATTCCCAGTTCATCTCGCCTTACGCGGCGCTCGCCCTGGTGCTCGGCGCCAATCTCGGCAGTGCCATCAATCCCGTGTTCGAGGGCGCCAGGCGCGATGATCCCGCGAGCTATCGCCTGCCGGTCGGCAATCTCATCAATCGCGTGATCGGGATCGCCCTCGTACTGCCCTTTCTGAGCGTGATCGCCGGGCATCTGCAGGCCTGGCAGCCCGATCTCGCCAGGATGACCGCCGCCTTCCACATCGCCTTCAATGTCGGCACGGCCATCGTCTTCATCGGCCTGCTCGACACCATGTCGCGTCTGTTGAGCTGGCTGCTGCCGGACCGCGTACAGGAGGCCGACCCGGCCCGCCCGCGCTATCTCGACGAGAGCGCGCTGGAGACGCCGTCGCTCGCGCTCGCCGACGCCGCCCGCGAGACCCTTCGGATGGGCGATTTCGTCGAGATCATGCTGCGAAAAGTGATGGCCGCGATGACGACGGGCGACCGCGCGCTGGTCGACCAGGTCTCGAAGATGGACAACGCCGTCGACGGCCTCGATGAGGCCATCAAGCTCTACGTGACGAAACTGACGCGGGGCAGCCTCGACGAGAGCGAGGGCCGGCGCGCGATGGAGATCATCTCCTTCGCCATCAATCTCGAGCATATCGGCGATATCATCGACAAGAACCTGAGCGAACTCGCGACCAAGAAGATCAAGCGGCGCCTCCAGTTCTCGGCTGAGGGCGCCGAGGAGCTCGCCGCCTTCCACAAGCGGACAATGGATTCGCTACGGATCGCCTTCGGCGTGTTCATGTCGGGCGATGCCAACGAGGCGCGCAAGCTGCTTGTGGAGAAGACTGCGCTAAGGAACACCGAGCTCGCTGCAGTCGAGCGCCACCTCGACCGCCTGCGCGAGGGCCGCCCCGAGACCATCGAGACCACGTCGCTGCATCTGGACGTGCTGCGCGATCTGCGTCGCATCCACTCGCACATATGCTCGGTGGCCTATCCCGTGCTTGATGCGGCGGGAGAGCCCTATCGCAGGAACGAATCGGATCAAGCCGCCCTGCCCGCCTCCGGTGCGGCGTCGGCGCTGCGCTAA